Genomic segment of Syntrophus gentianae:
GTCCGAGCCGGGCAGGGGATAGGGTTCAAGGTGTCCGACCCGTTGGAATTCTCCTTCATCGGAAAGAAGAAATTCACAGCCCCAGACCGTCCCGTCCGTGCCATAACCCGTTCCATCCATGGCCAGCCCGATGACCTTTTCCGACAGGCCGTTCTCGGCCATGGCGCTTACGATGTGGGCGTGGTGATGCTGGACGCGGAAAATTTCCCGATGAGGAAGTTCTTCCGCGAGCCGGGTTGTATAGTAGGCGGGGTGAAGGTCACAGGCGAGGACCTCGGGCCGGCACGAAGCGATCCGTTCCATGAGGTTTCTGCTCTCAGAATGAAATTCCCGCGCCTCCGGGGTTTCCATATCCCCGATGTGGGGACTCAGATAGGCCTGGTTTCCCTTGAGAATGCACAGGGTCGCCTTCATCTGCGGACCGAGGGCGAGGATATCCGGGTAGGTGCGGTGCAGAGGGATCGGCCTCGGGGCATAGCCGCGGGACCGGCGGATCATCACTGTATTCCCCTTCGTCACGGCAGCAACCGAGTCGTCGCAGCGCACCAGGATGTCCCGATTATGCAGGAGGAAGAAATCGGCGATCCTTTTCAGGCGAAAGAGGGCCTCCCTGTTTTGCTGGCAGATGGGTTCATCGACCCGATTGCCGCTGGTCATGACGAGGGGCGGAAAATTCCCCTCCAGGAGCAGCGCGTGCAGCGGCGTGTAAGGCAGCATGATACCCTGGTCCGGAACCCCCGGGGCGACGGAGGGTGCAATCCCGCCGCTGAGCTTCTTTCGGCACAGGACGATGGGGCGCTGCGGAGAGAGGAGAAGACGTTCTTCCGCAGGACCGATTTCGGCGATTCTTTTGGCTGCGTCAAGATGATCAACCATGACGGCCAGGGGCTTTTCCTCCCGGTACTTCCTGGTGCGCAGGCGTTGCACCGCTTCCTCATTGGTCGCGTCCACGGCAAGGTGAAAACCTCCGAGCCCTTTGATGGCCAGAATCTTCCCTTCAAGCAGCAGGTTCCTTGCCTCTTTCACGGGGTCCGGAGGACCGTCCGCCAGGGGGATGCCGTTTTCATCGGTCATCCAGAGTTTAGGCCCGCAGAGCGGGCAGGCATTGGGTTCGGCATGGAAACGGCGGTCTGCGGGGTTCTGGTACTCGCTGCGGCACTGCGGGCAGAGGGGAAAGCATGCCATTGAGGTGTTTCCCCGGTCGTAGGGGACATCCCGGATGATGGTCAGGCGGGGGCCGCAGTCCGTGCAGTTGATGAAGGGATAACCGTACCGCCGATCCTGCGGGTCCTTCAGCTCCTGCAGGCAGTTCTCGCAGACGGAAAGATCGGGAGAGATGAGGACGTCTTTATCGCCTTCCTCCCTGCTGGAGCGAATCTGAAAGGTCCGTTCCCCCCGGAGGGAAATATCCTCCTGCGAGACGTCGGCTATCTCCGCGGCGGGGGGAAGGTTGTCCAGGAACGCGGGGAGAAAGCCTTCGACCTGTCCGGCCGGCCCCTCGATCTCGACGACGACGCCTGCCGGGCTATTGAGGACGAAACCGCCGAGGTTCTGTTCCGTAGCGATTCGATAGATTGCAGGCCGGAATCCGACGCCCTGGACGATGCCGGAAAAGAGAAGCCGGATGCGCCTTCTTTCCTCGTTCATGGGGTGCGAAAGGCCTCGATCTGACCGGAGAGCCAGTTGAACCAGCCATCCAGTCCTTGCCCGTTTTTGCAGGAGACCTCGAAGATCTGGAGCTTGGGGTTGATGGCCAGGGCGGTTCGCTTGGCCTTCTCCAGGTCGAAATCCACATAGGGCATCAGGTCCATCTTGTTGACGATCATCACAGCCGATTCCTGGAACATCAGGGGATATTTGGCGGGTTTGTCGGCCCCTTCGGGGGTGCTCAGGATCATCACCTTGGCGTTTTCTCCGATTTTGAACTCCGCGGGACAGACAAGATTTCCAACGTTTTCGGAGATGAGGAGATCGATGCCGTCCAGTTCAAGGGAGGGAAGGGCTTCCCGGATCATATTTCCGTCAATGTGGCAGGCGCCGCCCGTGTTGATCTGAACCGCGGGGATTCCCAGGGCCGATATCCGGTCGGCATCCTGGGTGTCCTGGATGTCTCCCTCGATGACGGCGATCCGGTAACGGTCCTTCAGGGCCATAATGGTCTTTTCCACCAGGGAAGTCTTTCCCGCCCCCGGCGAGCTCATGAGGTTGATCACATAAATCTTCTTCCTGTCAAAGAGCGCCCGATTGTCCTGGGCGATCCGTTCATTGGCATCGAGAACGTTCTTAACAACGGCGACCTTCATCTATATTTCCCTCCGTTATCTTCAAGGATGTTTCAGGCTTCATATTTGAGGTAGGCCGAGCAGGTTCCCTCACTGGAGACCATGCACGGGCCGATGGGGTTGACCGGCGTGCAGGCTTTACGGAAAAGCCGGCATTCCGGGGGCGAAATCACGCCCCGGAGGATATCGCCGCAGCGGCACCCTTCAAATTCGACCGAAGGGATTCCCGGCAGGGGGAATCTGTTCAGGGCGTTCATGGACGCATATTCCCGGCGGATCGACAGGCCGCTTTCCGGAATGAGGCCCAACCCTCTCCAGGTCGCATCGTCCGGTTCAAAGACCTCCGCCATCGATTCCCGGGCCCGGCGATTGCCCTCCTGCGAAACACCCCGGGCATACTGGATGGCGACTTCATAACGCCCTTCCCGGATCTGCTGCAGGCTCATGAGTATGCCGTCGATAATGTCGACGGGTTCGAAACCGGTGATCACGGCTGAGCGTCCCGCTGCGGGGATGGAACGGTAGGCATCCGTTCCGGTGATGACACTGACATGGCCGGGGCAGAGAAACCCGTCGATGTTGAGTTCGGGATCATCGAGTAGGGCCTGGATCGCCGGGGAAACGGTCTTGTGAACGGAAAAGACCGAAAAATTGGTCAATCCTTTCCGCCGGGCGCTTTGGAGTGTTGAGGCCACCGTCGGCGCCGTCGTTTCAAAGCCGATTCCCAGAAAAAGGATCTCCCGCGCCGGATTGGCTTCGGCAAGGGAAAGTGCGTCCAGGGCCGAAGAGACAATACGGATATCGGCTCCTGCCGCGCGCATCTGCTGAAGGCTCCGTCCTCCGGTGCCGGGGACGCGGAGCATATCCCCGAAAGTAGCGAAGAGGACATTCGGACGTTCCGCCAGATAAAGGGCCCGATCCACATCGGAGATCGACGTGACGCAAACGGGGCAGCCGGGACCGGAGATCAGGCGGATGTTTTCGGGAAGCAGTCTGCGGATTCCAAAGCGGCCGATGGCATGGGTATGGGTCCCGCAGATTTCCATGAGGGTAATCGGTCGTCCGATTTTGGCAGCCAGGGCATGGACGGCGTCAAGCAGCTTCCGGACGAGTTCCGGGTCCCGGTATTCGTCAATAAATCTCATGCTTGATGAGTTCTTTCAGAAAAGCGAGATTTTCCCGGGCCACTTCTTCGTCAATCCGGTGGATGGCGTATCCGGCGTGACAGATGACATAATCGCCCACGGCGACGGGTTCATCCACGAGATCCAGGCAGGCCTCACGCTTCGTGCCGCTGATGTCAATCACGGCGAAGTTGTTTTCATCGATGCTCAGAATCTTGCCGGGAAAAGCGATGCACATGCAAAAAAACTCCTCTGTTTTGCCTTGCTGCGAAAGAAATCAATCGAGACAACTCTCCGGATGAATTCCGGAGACCTCCTCAATCCACGTCCAGCTCAATAAGCTGCAGTTCTTCCGTCCCTCCGGTAAGGAGCACCTCTTGCCCGCCGCATTCCGGACAGGAGGTCTCGAAATGGTCCACCTCGAAATCTTTGTCGCAAGCTAAACAATGGATGATAACCGGCTGGATGTCAAGGCGAAGAACGGCCCCTTCCGCCCGGGTGTCCTTTGATTGTACCTCAAAGGCGAACTGCAGGCATTGGGGGACCACACTGGAGAGCTTTCCGCAGGACAGCCGCAGAGATTTGACCTGGTCGAAACCCTCTCGAACCGCATAGTCTTCGATAATGTCCA
This window contains:
- the hypF gene encoding carbamoyltransferase HypF yields the protein MNEERRRIRLLFSGIVQGVGFRPAIYRIATEQNLGGFVLNSPAGVVVEIEGPAGQVEGFLPAFLDNLPPAAEIADVSQEDISLRGERTFQIRSSREEGDKDVLISPDLSVCENCLQELKDPQDRRYGYPFINCTDCGPRLTIIRDVPYDRGNTSMACFPLCPQCRSEYQNPADRRFHAEPNACPLCGPKLWMTDENGIPLADGPPDPVKEARNLLLEGKILAIKGLGGFHLAVDATNEEAVQRLRTRKYREEKPLAVMVDHLDAAKRIAEIGPAEERLLLSPQRPIVLCRKKLSGGIAPSVAPGVPDQGIMLPYTPLHALLLEGNFPPLVMTSGNRVDEPICQQNREALFRLKRIADFFLLHNRDILVRCDDSVAAVTKGNTVMIRRSRGYAPRPIPLHRTYPDILALGPQMKATLCILKGNQAYLSPHIGDMETPEAREFHSESRNLMERIASCRPEVLACDLHPAYYTTRLAEELPHREIFRVQHHHAHIVSAMAENGLSEKVIGLAMDGTGYGTDGTVWGCEFLLSDEGEFQRVGHLEPYPLPGSDKAVREPWRVAASLLRESYGQEWPNIAGRLSLQDYAPHFDLLNSMMDFGINSPLASSLGRVFDAVAALLGIRHTVSYEGQAAMELEAMANVPYEKHYPFLLRYEDGRTLLDLRPLIHVLVQERIYGIDPHKIASRFHVSLVKALTAMAGDIRERTGVGKAVLSGGCFQNRILLKGVIQALEKEGFAVYTHRHLPPNDGCIALGQAVIAATRLERNGS
- the hypB gene encoding hydrogenase nickel incorporation protein HypB gives rise to the protein MKVAVVKNVLDANERIAQDNRALFDRKKIYVINLMSSPGAGKTSLVEKTIMALKDRYRIAVIEGDIQDTQDADRISALGIPAVQINTGGACHIDGNMIREALPSLELDGIDLLISENVGNLVCPAEFKIGENAKVMILSTPEGADKPAKYPLMFQESAVMIVNKMDLMPYVDFDLEKAKRTALAINPKLQIFEVSCKNGQGLDGWFNWLSGQIEAFRTP
- the hypD gene encoding hydrogenase formation protein HypD — its product is MRFIDEYRDPELVRKLLDAVHALAAKIGRPITLMEICGTHTHAIGRFGIRRLLPENIRLISGPGCPVCVTSISDVDRALYLAERPNVLFATFGDMLRVPGTGGRSLQQMRAAGADIRIVSSALDALSLAEANPAREILFLGIGFETTAPTVASTLQSARRKGLTNFSVFSVHKTVSPAIQALLDDPELNIDGFLCPGHVSVITGTDAYRSIPAAGRSAVITGFEPVDIIDGILMSLQQIREGRYEVAIQYARGVSQEGNRRARESMAEVFEPDDATWRGLGLIPESGLSIRREYASMNALNRFPLPGIPSVEFEGCRCGDILRGVISPPECRLFRKACTPVNPIGPCMVSSEGTCSAYLKYEA
- a CDS encoding HypC/HybG/HupF family hydrogenase formation chaperone; amino-acid sequence: MCIAFPGKILSIDENNFAVIDISGTKREACLDLVDEPVAVGDYVICHAGYAIHRIDEEVARENLAFLKELIKHEIY
- a CDS encoding hydrogenase maturation nickel metallochaperone HypA/HybF, whose amino-acid sequence is MHELSLVASILDIIEDYAVREGFDQVKSLRLSCGKLSSVVPQCLQFAFEVQSKDTRAEGAVLRLDIQPVIIHCLACDKDFEVDHFETSCPECGGQEVLLTGGTEELQLIELDVD